The genomic window GTCGCCCGCGTCGGCGACGGCCGCCAGGCGCTGGAGGCGCTCGACAAGGCGCCCCCGCATGAGCGCGCCGAGGTCATCCTGCTCGACCTCGAAATGCCGCAGATGGACGGGATGACGGCGCTGCCGCTGCTGCTCCAGCGTGAGCCGCGGCCCATCGTCATCGTCGCCTCGGCGCTGACGCAGCGCGGCGCCACGGCCACCATGGCGGCGCTGAAGGCGGGCGCCTCGGACTATGTGCCCAAGCCGGGTGCCGCTGGCGGCGGCCTGCAGGACCCCGCCTTCCGCGCGGAACTGCTGGCGAAGGTGAAGGGCTGGGGCAGGCTGCGCCAGAAGCCGGTCAGCACCTCCGCGCCACGGTCCGCGCCAACCCTCCGCGCCGCGCCGCGCGGCAAGCTGGGGCCAGGGGCGCGGGTGCTGTGCATCGGCAGCTCCACGGGCGGGCCGCAAGCCTTGGCTGCCCTGGTGCGCCGCCTGCCGCGCAAGCTGGCCATTCCCTGCGTCATCGTGCAGCACATGCCGGCGGGCTTCACCGCCATGCTGGCGCAGCACCTCGACGGGCTGGGCGGGCCGCGCGTGTCCGAAGCGAAGGAGGGCCAGCCGCTGCTGCCGGGCGAAATCCTGGTGGCGCCCGGTGACCGCCATTTGCTGCTGCGCGCGGAGGGCGACCGCTTCCTGGCGCAGCTCTCGGACGGCCCGCCCGAGAATTTCTGCCGCCCCGCGGTGGACCCCACGTTGCGAAGCCTCATCGCCGCCTTTGGCAGCCGGGTGCACGCCGTGATCCTGACCGGCATGGGCCATGACGGCCTGGCTGGCTGCCGCGCACTCAGCGAGGCGGGCGGGACGGTCTGGGCGCAGGACGAGGCCTCCTCGGTCGTCTGGGGCATGCCGGGCGCCGTCGCCCGCGCGGGCCTCGCCACGGAACAAGGAACGCCGGAGGCGCTGGGCGAAGCGCTGTCCACGCTGATCGGACGCACCGCATGACCCCCGCGACCTTCACCTTCCTCACCGGCATCGTCCGCGCGCGTTCGGGCGGCGTGATCGGCGCCGACCAGGGCTACATGCTGGAGACGCGGCTGACCCCGCTTCTCAAGCGCGAGAACCTGCCCAGCCTCGACGCCCTGGCCGAGCGGCTGAAGCAGCCGCGCACCGAGGCGCTGGCCCAGGACATGACGGAGCTGCTGACCACGAACGAAAGCAGCTTCTTCCGCGACGGCAAGCCCTTCGAGCATCTGCGGGGCCTCATCCCCAAGCTGCACGCCGCGCGTCCGCCCGGGCAGAAGATCCGCATCTGGTCCGCCGCCTGCTCCACGGGGCAGGAGGCCTATTCCATCTCCATCCTGCTGGCGGAGCTGGCGGAGGCGGACCCGGGCCTCAAGACGCGGCCCTTCGAAATCCTGGGCACGGACATCACCACGGCCGTGCTCGACCGCGCGCGGGCGGGCGTCTTCACCCAGTTCGAGGTGCAGCGCGGCCTGCCCATCCGCACGCTGATGAAGCGCTTCACCCAGGAGGAAGGGCGCTGGCGCATCAAGCCGGAGCTTTCCGCCATCTGCCGGTTCGAGAAGTTGAACCTGCTCGGTGATCTGCGCGGCCTGGGGCGCTTTGACATCATCTTTTGCCGCAACGTCCTCATCTACTTCGACGTGCCCACCAAGGCGCGCGTGCTGGATCAGATCGCGGCGCTGATGACGCCCGATGGCGCGCTCTATCTGGGGGCGGCGGAGACCGCCATCGGCGTCACCCGCGCGCTGGTTCCCCTGCCGGGTGAGCGCGCGGTCTATGGCCCCGCGACGGGCCAGGAACCGGGGCGGTTGCGGGCCTGAGGGGCCGGGCGCAGCATGGCGCCCATGCCCCGAGAGATTCGCCTCAACGCCTTCGACATGGCCTGTGTGGGCCACCTCCAGCATGGGATGTGGACCCACCCGGCCGACCAATCCGCGAACTACAAGCGCCTCGATCACTGGCTGGGAATGGCCCGGCTGCTGGAACGTGGCCTCTTCGACGGGCTGTTCCTGGCCGATGTGCTGGGCGTCTATGACGTGTTGGATGGCAGCCCGGACGCGGCCCTTCGCAGCGCCGCCCAGGTGCCCCTGCTGGACCCCGCGGTGCTGGTGCCGGCCATGGCGGCCGTCACCACGCAACTGGGCTTTGGCATCACCGCCAATCTCTCCTACGAGGCGCCCTATCTCTTCGCCCGGCGGATGAGCAGCCTGGACCACATCACCGGCGGCCGCGTGGGGTGGAACATCGTCACCGGCTATCTCGACAGCGCGGCCCGCGCCATGGGCCTGCCCGCCCAGGGCGCCCATGACGACCGCTATGACGCGGCCGAGGAATACATGGAGGTGGTCTATCGGCTCTGGGAGGAGAGCTGGGCCGATGACGCGGTGCGCGCCGACCGCACGGCCGGAATCTATGCCGACCCCGCGCGCGTGCGCCGCATCCGCCACGAGGGCCGGCAGCACCGGCTGGACGCGCTGCATCTGGTCGAGCCCTCGCCGCAGCGCACGCCCGTGCTCTACCAGGCCGGCGCCTCCGCGCGTGGCCAGGCCTTTGCCGCGCGGCATGCGGAATGCGTGTTCCTCAATGGTGGGCCGGCGCCGGCGGTGGCGCAGCAGGTGGCGGCCTTGCGCGCTGCCACGCCGCGTCCCATCCGCGTCTTCGTGGGGGCCACGCTGGTGCTGGGCCGAAGTGACGCCGAAGCCCAGGCCAAGCTCGACGACTGGCGCGCCCATGCCAGCGTGGAGGGGGCGCTGGCACACGCCTCCGCCTCGCTCGGCGTGGATTTCGGCAAGTATGGGCTGGACGAACCCATCACCGCCGAGAGCAACGCCATCCAGTCCAACCTCGCCGCCCTCGCCCGCGCGGGCGGTGGCGTGGCGACCAAGCGCACCTTGCTCGACCAGTTCATCCTGGGCAGCCGGCAGCGGCCCATGGTTGGCGCCGCCGGGCGCATCGCGGAGGAGCTCATCGCCTATGTGGAAGCCACGGGCGTGGACGGATTCAACCTCTCCCGCACGGTGACGCCCGCCTGCCTCGAGGATGTCGTGGAACTGCTGGTGCCGGAGCTGCAATCGCGCGGCGCCTACAAGACCGCCTATGGCCCCGGCACCTACCGGGAAAAGCTGTTCGGCGCCGGCCCGCGCCTCGCACCTCCACATCCGGCGGCTTTGCTGCGGCGCTGAAGCGTCTGGCGTGCACCGGGCGTCGCGTGCCAGCCTGTGGCCAACAACCACGGGAGAAAACGTCCATGAGCCAGTTCACCCGCCGCGCCGCCTTGGCCGGCGCTGCTCTGCTGCCGGCCGCCGCCGCCGCGCAATCCAGCCGGCCCATCACCCTTGTCGTGCCCTTCCCGCCGGGTGGCTCCACCGACGTCACGGCCCGGCTCCTTGCGGAGCGCATGGCGCCGCTGCTGGGCGGGCCGGTGAATGTGGAGAACCGGCCGGGTGCGGCCACCGTGGTCGGCGCCGATTACGTGGCGCGCAGCCAGCCCGACGGGCACACGGTGCTGGTGAGTTCGGGCAGCACGCTCACCATCAACCCGCATATCCTCCGCAACATTCCCTACAAACGCGAGGATTTCGCGCCGGTCAGCCTGATCTCCACCCTGCCGCTCGCCATCGTGGTGCGGCCCGATGGCCCGCCCACGCTGGATGCGCTGATCGAACGCGCCCGCGCCCATCCGGGCCGCGTGACCTATGGCACCAACGGGCCTTCCAGCTTCAACAACATCGCCTGGGTGCTGGTGACGGAGCAGCTCGGCATCCAGATGCAGGAAGTGTCCTACCGTGGTGACGCCGCGCAGGTGGCGGATTTCCTGGCGGGGCGGCTCGACATGCTGGTCGTGGGCGGCTCCACCGCCCTGCCCATGCACCGCGACGGGCGCGGCCGCATCCTGGGCTGGACGGGCGATGCGCGCATGCCCATCACGCCCGATGTGCCCACCGTCTCCGAACGCGCGCGCGATGCCGTGGCCATCACCTGGTTCGGGCTGCTGGTGCCGGCGCGCACGCCGGCCGCCATGGTGACGCGGCTCAGCCAGGCGGCCGTCACCGCCATGCGTCAGGAGGGCTTCGGATCGCGGTTGGAGGCGGAGGGCCAGACGCTGATGGCCAGCACCCCCGAGGCCTTCGCCGATTTCCTGACGCGGGAGAGCGACCGCTGGGGCCCGGTTCTCCGGCGGATGAATATTGAGATGTGACCTGACAGTCGCTTCACGCAACGGCGCGCTGGGCGGGCCGTTTCAGGACAAGGGCAAGTGAAGGCCGGAAAAACCGCCTTCAACCCCGCATGTATTTCTTGTCCGCGACGCATGCCCCAGGTGCGTGCGGGACAGGAAATGCAGCCGTCCTGGAAACGCCACCGAAAGGCCGCACGCCATGTTCCTCCGCGTTGACAAGCTGCAAACCGAACTCCCCGCGCCGAAGAAGGCCGACCCCAATGCCGGCGCCGCCCTGCAGGAATTGCTGGGCGGGAAGTATGGGGAGATGTCCACCCTCGGGAACTACATGTTCCAGAGCTTCAATTTCCGCAGCAAATCCAAGCTGCGCCCCTTTTACAGCCTGGTGGCCAGCATCACCGCCGAGGAGCTGGGCCATGTCGAGCTGGTGAGCAATGGCGTCGCCATGCTCAACAACGGCCCCGACCATGATGCTGACCAGGAGGATGGCGGTGACATCTCCGGCGCGCCCTTCGAGGCGATGAAGGATATCCGCAGCGCGGCCTCCTTCTTCTCCCATGCCGGGGGTGCCACACCCGTGAACAGCAACTCCATGTCCTGGAACGCGGACATGGTGACGACCACGGGCAACGTGATCACCGACCTGCTGCACAATTTCCACCTGGAATGCGGCGCGCGGCTGCACAAGCTGCGGGTCTATGAGACGCTGTCCGACCCCACGGGGCGGGAGGTGTGCGGCTACCTGCTGGTGCGCGGCTCGGTCCACGCCCATGCCTATGCGCTGGCCATCAAGCAGATCACGGGCGTGGACATCGAGAAGATGCTGCCCACGCCCAACATCAACCTCTCGAACATCCCGGAATGCCAGAAATACTTGGCCGAGGGCTCGCACCGCCGCCTCTACACCTTCAGCCCGGCCGATTACCGCGAGATGTCGGGCATCTGGGGCAATGGCGAACAGGCTCTGCCGGGTGACCCGCCGGGCGAGCTGATGGTGGTGGAGGGCATGCCGGAAGGCGGGAAGATCCACCAGCTCACGGGCGTGCCCTCCGCCTTCACCCCCGACTACGCGCCGGAGGAGATGTTCGAGATCGCGGAGAAGCTCACCAAGGCCGCCCGCTGACACTCCGCGAAGGGGGCGTCAGCGCGCCCCCTTCGGAGGCTTCAGTCGTAGACCTGGCTCAGCGTCTCCGCCACCAGGGCGGGGCGCGAGCTGCCCTCGACCTCCATCTCATTCTCCATGGTCAGGCGCACGCCGCCCTGGATGGGCTCGCAGGCCTTCAGCGTCAGGTGCAGCCGCACCCGGCTGCCGGCCGGCACCGGGGCGGTGAAGCGCACCTTGTTGCTGCCGTAGTTGATCGAGCGGCTGCGATTCACGATGCGATAGACCATCGGAGAAAGGCGCGGCAGCAGCGACAGCGTCAGGAAGCCGTGCGCGATCGTCTTGCCGCCCGGCATCTCGCGCGCGGCGCGTTCGGTGTCGAGGTGGATCCATTGGTGGTCGCCCGTCGCCTCGGCGAAGAGGTTGATGGTGGCCTGGTCCACCGTGATCCATTCGCTGGTGCCCAGCTTCTTGCCGACCCACTCGGCCATGTCCGCGGGCTTCTGGATTTCGAGCATTTCGCCCTCCCTCATTGATGTGTCGGAGGATGATGCCCCAGGCCCGTGGCCTGCGGCACCCCGGGGCGCTCAGCTTTCGTTAACCATCGCAACCTTACGCAGGAGAGGGGGCGCAAGAGGCGCCCTCGCGCGGCCCCCGCCGCATGCGATGGAGAGGAGTTCCTGCCTCATGAGCCTTGCCCTTCTCGATTCCGCCGGCCAAGCGCCGCGCCCTCCTTCCAATCCGATGCGCGGATCACCGCAGGTCATGTCCCTGCCGGCGCTGGCTGAAAGCTGCGCCCGCGCATTGCGTTCCTTCGGGGGCAGCCTGAAGGCGCTGGAGGCGGTGCTCCAGCCCCTGTCCCAGGTGAATCCTGACGGGGTGCAGGCCACCGAAACCCGCGCGGTTCTGGCGGATTCCGTGGCCTTGCTGCAGCGTGAGGGGCCCTCGCTCCTGCTGCGCGCCCAGGCCTTGAGGCTGCGGCTGCACGCCGCGGGCCTCGCCGCGCCGGATGGCCTCGGCGCCGGGCTGCGCGCCCTGCAGCATCAGATTGACGCCCTGCCCGAAGTGGTGGACGGCCTGGGCGAAGGCCTTCCCCGCGCGCGTCAGGTGGCTCAGGACCTGGCCGATGCCTTCGACCGGCTCGCGGCCGGCCAGCCCGCCTCGCTACCGGCCGATCTGCCAGAAACCTGAGGGCGGCTGGGCGCTGGCGGGCGCCGGCCGCGGTGTTGCGGGCGTACCCGCCGCGATGGGCGGCAGGGCGCGCATGGCACCAGGCAGCGCGGGCCCGCTTCGCGCCGGCGGGTTGTCCGGCACGGGCGCGGGCATCGAGGCCAGCGGCGCGCCCGTCACGGCCGAGACGGGAAGGACGGGCGCGGCAGGCGGCGACACGGCGGCGGTGACGGTTCCGGGCGTGCCGGTCTCCAGGCAGCGGAAGCGCAGCTGGTAGCCGCGCGGTTCGATCTGCGTGCCCTCCACCGCGATCATCCGGTTCTGGGCGGCGCAGTATCCGGTGGCCTGGTTCAGCCCGGCCTCGACGGCGGCCGAGGCGCTGGGGCCGGTCGTCGCCAGGCGCAGCAGCCCGCCGCCCATCTCCTCCACCACGGCCGGCGCCGGCGGGTCGGCACGCCCGCAGGCGGCAAGCCCGGCGGCACCCAGCAGCAGGGCGCCCATCAGGGGGGCAATCCGGACGGTCACGCGCATGCGCCTCTCCTCGCCCGCCGCGTGGCGGGACGCCAAGGCCATAATGGCGAAGCCCCAGCCGCGTAAAGCACCCATCACCCCTCCAGCGCCGGCAGCAGGAAATCGAGGAAGCGGGCGGGGTTCTCGGCGAAGGGAAAATGGCCCATCGCGCTCATCCCCTCGAAGCGCGCGCCGGGGATGCGCGCGGCGGTGGCGGCCGAGATTTCCATGGTGCAGGAGAAGTCATACTCCCCCGTCAGCATCACCAGCGGGCAGAGCGTCGTATCAATCCGATGCACCCGGTCCCGCGCGTCCCAGCCGCCCGAATAGAACAGGATGTCGCCGGGGAAGGTGCCGCAGCCGCCCTGGCTGTACTGCCACCACACCTCGGCCGCGCATTCGGCGGGGGAATGCGGTGCCATCAGCCCCTCCACCCATTCGGGGATGAAGATGGCGGCGTTCACGCGCGGGTGGTCGGCGAAGGGGGTGCGGCGACCGGGGATGTGGTCCGCTCCCTCGCAGGAGATGATGCGGGCGAAGCGGGTGGGGGCGCGCAGCGCGATCTCCAGGCAGATCTCGCCCGACATGGAGGCGCCGAGCAGCACGGGGTTCTCGGTGAAGCCCCAGGCCTCGCGGAAGGCCAGGATGAGTTCGGCGTAGAGCTCCGTGTCCAGCGCCCATTCCCCTGGCTGGCCGGGGGCGGGCGAGCGTCCATGGCCCGGCATGTCGAAGGCGGTGATGGCGTAGCCCGCCGCGCGCAGCCGGGGCTCCGCCGCCAGCCGGTGGAATTGCCGCGCATCCGACCCCGCCGTGTGCAGGCCCAGGATGGGCCGGCCCGTGCCGTGGGTCTCGCCATAGAGAACGTAATCCCGCCCGCGCGCCCGCACCGTGACGTAGCGGCCCTGGGCGTCCGGGCAGGGGGTGGGCGTGCCGAGGCGCGGCCGCAGCGAAGCCGGCGCCGGCCCCTGCTTGCCCCAGGATGCCCAGCGCCCGAGGTCCAGCGCGCGGCGCAGGATGTGCGCGTGCTGCGCCCAGGCCAGGTCATCGCCCTCGGCGCTGAATTCCGGCACGCGCATCCGCAGCGCGAAGAGGTTGTGGTGGTGGCGCGCGGGCAGGGGCTTCATGAATTCTTCCCACACCGCGGCCGGGGCGGTGAAGCGGGTGGGGGCCTCGGCGCCTTCCGCCAGGGTGATGCGCCCGCCGGCCAGTGTCAGGGTGATGGCACGGCCAGGCTGGACCAGGGCGAAACGCGCCTCCGCGCCGGGCAGGCGGTGCGCCAGTGTCGCATCGGCGTCCAGCAGCGCCTGCCAGCGCGCGGTGGCGCCCTCGGCCGCGCACCAATCCCAACCCTGGGCCATGAACCCCGCCTCCCGTCTCGTTGGTTCGCAGCATTGAGCCGACGCGGCGCGCGCGCAACGGGGGCGGTTCACAGGGCGGGAGGGACGCGACACAGTGTTCCCGACAAGAGGTCGCCCATGAAGCTCCCTGCCCACAACCGCTACGCGCACAGCGCCATTCCGACACGCCCCACCTATGAATGGCCGGGCGGCAAGCGGCTCGCGCTGCTCGTGGTCAACAACATCGAGCATTTCGCCTATCGCGCCGGCATCGGCTCCGACGTGACGGGCGGCAGCCCGGTGCAGAACCAGCGCGCCTATGCCTGGCGCGACTACGGCAACCGCGTGGGGCTGTGGAACCTGCTGGACACGCTGGACGCGCTGGACATCCCCGCCGCGCACAACATCAACAGCGCGGCCCTTGAGGCCTGCCCCGAGATCGCGCCCGCGCTGCGCGCCCGCGGCGATGAGTTCGTCGGTCATGGCCGCAGCAATTCCGAACGCCAGGACGGGATGTGGGAGGAGGATGAGCGCCGTCTCATCCTGGAATCCCGCGACGTGCTGGCGCAGCATGCCGGTGTCGCGCCGCGTGGCTGGCTCGGCCCCTATATCGCGCAATCGGCGGTGACACTCGATCTGCTGCGCGAGGCGGGCTTCACCTATGTCATGGACTGGCCGGCCGACGACCAGCCCTTCTGGATGGCGACGCGCGCCGGCCCCATCCTGTCCGTGCCCTATTCCGTTGAGTTGAACGACAGCCCCGCCCTGATCATGCGGCAGCAGACGGGCCGCGACTTCGCCGAGATGATCCGCGACCAGTTCGACGAAATGCTGGAGCAATCGGCCCGCCGCCCCCTGGTGATGAGCGTGGTGCTGCACCCCTTCATCCTGGGCCAGCCGCACCGGTTGCGGCCCCTGCGCCAGGCGCTGCGGCATGTGCTGGCGCATCGCGACCAGCTGTGGGTGACGCGGCCCGGCGAACTCGCGGATTACGTGGCCGGGCTGCCGGCCGGCACCATTCCCGGATCGGAGGGCTGAGCCATGCCTGTCTCCCGCATCTTCGAGCATTACGGCCCCACCCCGCCCGACCCGCGCTGGCCCGGCGGCGCGCGGCTGGCCCTCAACTTCGTCATCAACCACGAGGAGGGCGGCGAGGAGAGCTTCCCCGATGGCGACCCGCGTTCCGAAACCGGGCTGACGGAAGGCAGCACCGCCGCCGTGAAGGGCCGCGATCTCGCGGCCGAGAGCATGTTCCAATTCGGCAGCCGCGTGGGCTTCTGGCGCCTGCACCGCCTCTTCACCGAGCGGAACCTGCCCTGCACCGTCTTCGCCGTGGCCCGCGCCTTGGAGCGCACGCCGCACTGCGTGACCGCCATCAAGGCCGCCGGCTGGGACGTGGCGGCCCATGGCTGGAAATGGGAGATGCATGCCGGCATGGACGAGGCCACCGAGCGCCAGCGCATCGCCGACGCCACCGCCATCATCACGCGCGAGATCGGCACGCCGCCGCTCGGCTGGTACACGCGCTACGCGCCCAGCGAGAACACGCGCCGCCTGCTGATCGAGCACGGCTACCTCTATGACAGCGACGCCTATGACGACGAGCTGCCCTATTGGCGCGAGGTGGATGGCAAGCCGCACCTCGTGCTGCCCTACAACCTGACGCACAATGATGTGCGCTTCGCGCGCCAGGGCATGACCTCGGGCCTGGAATTCTTCGAATACATCAAGGGCGCGGTCGAGATGATGCTGTCCGAGCCTGGTGGCCGCATGCTGAGCGTGGGTTTGCACAACCGCATCATCGGTCATGCCGGGCGTGCCGCGGGCCTCGCGCGGCTGCTGGACTGGGTGGCGACGCGGCCGGAAATCTGGGTCTGCCGCCGCGCCGATATCGCCCACCACTGGGTCGCGGAGCACGCGCCTTGAGCCGCCCATCTGGCGCATCCCGCCCCCTGCGCTACAAATCCTCCCCATGAGCGAACGCCGCGCGCAACGCGCCCTGTGCCTCGATGATTTCGAGGCGATGTCCCGCCGCCATCTGCCGCGGCCCATCTTCGGCTATGTGGCCGGCGCCACCGAGCGCAACGCCGCACTCGACGACAATGCCCGCGCCTATTCCGAATGGGGCTTCCAACCGCGCGTGCTGGTGGATGTGTCCAAGCGCAGCCCGAAGGCCACGCTGTTCGGCCGCGAATGGGCCGCGCCCTTCGGCCTGGCGCCCATGGGGATGAGCGCGCTGGCCGCCTATCGCGGCGACATCGTGCTGACCGCGGCGGCGCGGGCGGCCAATGTCCCGGCCATCCTCTCCGGCTCCTCGCTGATCCGGATGGAGGAGGTGATCGCGGCCAACCCCGATGCCTGGTTCCAAGCCTATCTGCCCGGCGATTCGCGGCGCGTGGAGGCGCTGGTGGACCGTGTGGCGCGGGCGGGCTTCGGCACGCTGATGCTGACGGTGGACACGGCCGTGCTGCCCAACCGCGAGAACAATGTCCGCAACGGCTTCTCCACGCCCTTGAAGCCCTCGCT from Roseococcus microcysteis includes these protein-coding regions:
- a CDS encoding alpha/beta fold hydrolase; amino-acid sequence: MAQGWDWCAAEGATARWQALLDADATLAHRLPGAEARFALVQPGRAITLTLAGGRITLAEGAEAPTRFTAPAAVWEEFMKPLPARHHHNLFALRMRVPEFSAEGDDLAWAQHAHILRRALDLGRWASWGKQGPAPASLRPRLGTPTPCPDAQGRYVTVRARGRDYVLYGETHGTGRPILGLHTAGSDARQFHRLAAEPRLRAAGYAITAFDMPGHGRSPAPGQPGEWALDTELYAELILAFREAWGFTENPVLLGASMSGEICLEIALRAPTRFARIISCEGADHIPGRRTPFADHPRVNAAIFIPEWVEGLMAPHSPAECAAEVWWQYSQGGCGTFPGDILFYSGGWDARDRVHRIDTTLCPLVMLTGEYDFSCTMEISAATAARIPGARFEGMSAMGHFPFAENPARFLDFLLPALEG
- a CDS encoding manganese catalase family protein → MFLRVDKLQTELPAPKKADPNAGAALQELLGGKYGEMSTLGNYMFQSFNFRSKSKLRPFYSLVASITAEELGHVELVSNGVAMLNNGPDHDADQEDGGDISGAPFEAMKDIRSAASFFSHAGGATPVNSNSMSWNADMVTTTGNVITDLLHNFHLECGARLHKLRVYETLSDPTGREVCGYLLVRGSVHAHAYALAIKQITGVDIEKMLPTPNINLSNIPECQKYLAEGSHRRLYTFSPADYREMSGIWGNGEQALPGDPPGELMVVEGMPEGGKIHQLTGVPSAFTPDYAPEEMFEIAEKLTKAAR
- a CDS encoding polysaccharide deacetylase family protein; this encodes MKLPAHNRYAHSAIPTRPTYEWPGGKRLALLVVNNIEHFAYRAGIGSDVTGGSPVQNQRAYAWRDYGNRVGLWNLLDTLDALDIPAAHNINSAALEACPEIAPALRARGDEFVGHGRSNSERQDGMWEEDERRLILESRDVLAQHAGVAPRGWLGPYIAQSAVTLDLLREAGFTYVMDWPADDQPFWMATRAGPILSVPYSVELNDSPALIMRQQTGRDFAEMIRDQFDEMLEQSARRPLVMSVVLHPFILGQPHRLRPLRQALRHVLAHRDQLWVTRPGELADYVAGLPAGTIPGSEG
- a CDS encoding protein-glutamate methylesterase/protein-glutamine glutaminase: MSTAPTGAPVRVMLCDDSATARGALARVLETDPGLRVVARVGDGRQALEALDKAPPHERAEVILLDLEMPQMDGMTALPLLLQREPRPIVIVASALTQRGATATMAALKAGASDYVPKPGAAGGGLQDPAFRAELLAKVKGWGRLRQKPVSTSAPRSAPTLRAAPRGKLGPGARVLCIGSSTGGPQALAALVRRLPRKLAIPCVIVQHMPAGFTAMLAQHLDGLGGPRVSEAKEGQPLLPGEILVAPGDRHLLLRAEGDRFLAQLSDGPPENFCRPAVDPTLRSLIAAFGSRVHAVILTGMGHDGLAGCRALSEAGGTVWAQDEASSVVWGMPGAVARAGLATEQGTPEALGEALSTLIGRTA
- a CDS encoding LLM class flavin-dependent oxidoreductase; translated protein: MPREIRLNAFDMACVGHLQHGMWTHPADQSANYKRLDHWLGMARLLERGLFDGLFLADVLGVYDVLDGSPDAALRSAAQVPLLDPAVLVPAMAAVTTQLGFGITANLSYEAPYLFARRMSSLDHITGGRVGWNIVTGYLDSAARAMGLPAQGAHDDRYDAAEEYMEVVYRLWEESWADDAVRADRTAGIYADPARVRRIRHEGRQHRLDALHLVEPSPQRTPVLYQAGASARGQAFAARHAECVFLNGGPAPAVAQQVAALRAATPRPIRVFVGATLVLGRSDAEAQAKLDDWRAHASVEGALAHASASLGVDFGKYGLDEPITAESNAIQSNLAALARAGGGVATKRTLLDQFILGSRQRPMVGAAGRIAEELIAYVEATGVDGFNLSRTVTPACLEDVVELLVPELQSRGAYKTAYGPGTYREKLFGAGPRLAPPHPAALLRR
- a CDS encoding MaoC family dehydratase encodes the protein MLEIQKPADMAEWVGKKLGTSEWITVDQATINLFAEATGDHQWIHLDTERAAREMPGGKTIAHGFLTLSLLPRLSPMVYRIVNRSRSINYGSNKVRFTAPVPAGSRVRLHLTLKACEPIQGGVRLTMENEMEVEGSSRPALVAETLSQVYD
- a CDS encoding tripartite tricarboxylate transporter substrate binding protein — encoded protein: MSQFTRRAALAGAALLPAAAAAQSSRPITLVVPFPPGGSTDVTARLLAERMAPLLGGPVNVENRPGAATVVGADYVARSQPDGHTVLVSSGSTLTINPHILRNIPYKREDFAPVSLISTLPLAIVVRPDGPPTLDALIERARAHPGRVTYGTNGPSSFNNIAWVLVTEQLGIQMQEVSYRGDAAQVADFLAGRLDMLVVGGSTALPMHRDGRGRILGWTGDARMPITPDVPTVSERARDAVAITWFGLLVPARTPAAMVTRLSQAAVTAMRQEGFGSRLEAEGQTLMASTPEAFADFLTRESDRWGPVLRRMNIEM
- a CDS encoding CheR family methyltransferase, producing MTPATFTFLTGIVRARSGGVIGADQGYMLETRLTPLLKRENLPSLDALAERLKQPRTEALAQDMTELLTTNESSFFRDGKPFEHLRGLIPKLHAARPPGQKIRIWSAACSTGQEAYSISILLAELAEADPGLKTRPFEILGTDITTAVLDRARAGVFTQFEVQRGLPIRTLMKRFTQEEGRWRIKPELSAICRFEKLNLLGDLRGLGRFDIIFCRNVLIYFDVPTKARVLDQIAALMTPDGALYLGAAETAIGVTRALVPLPGERAVYGPATGQEPGRLRA
- a CDS encoding polysaccharide deacetylase family protein encodes the protein MPVSRIFEHYGPTPPDPRWPGGARLALNFVINHEEGGEESFPDGDPRSETGLTEGSTAAVKGRDLAAESMFQFGSRVGFWRLHRLFTERNLPCTVFAVARALERTPHCVTAIKAAGWDVAAHGWKWEMHAGMDEATERQRIADATAIITREIGTPPLGWYTRYAPSENTRRLLIEHGYLYDSDAYDDELPYWREVDGKPHLVLPYNLTHNDVRFARQGMTSGLEFFEYIKGAVEMMLSEPGGRMLSVGLHNRIIGHAGRAAGLARLLDWVATRPEIWVCRRADIAHHWVAEHAP